The genomic interval GTCACGCAGTATATAAAGAAGATCGCGGACGAGATTCTCGACACCTATGCGCACCTCGCGGACCACGCGTCAAGGGGAATGCCCGGGAACTATTCGGTACGCAAGAAAAACATTTACTATGACACCGACGGCATCCAGGAAAACCAGGTGGAATCGGTAATGGTGTGCGACGAGTGCGCCGGCGTGCTGAAGATCGAGACGTTGAGCACGGTGAACCCGCTTTGCCTGGGGGTGGAGATCCCGGTCGGGGCGTGCCCGCGATGCAGGCGCGAGGGGCTGCGTATACTTGACGAGGGTCGGAAAAAAGGCAAGTACCGGCATATCCAGCTCATCAACCGCGCGGACAGGGAATACGCGCGTTTTTAAACCCGCCAGGCGAATCGGCTGAAAAAATTATTCGACTCCGCGCGACCAGTGGGGTATACTCCGTCCGGCATGATGATACTGGAAAATCTGCTGGCCCATTTATTGAAGCGTTACGACGGGACGAGCTTTGTCGTGAGGCTCAAGGCGCGATTCGTCGCCTACTGCTCCCTGACCGAGATCCTGGTTATCGGCACGGTCATAATCGTGTCCGGGTTCGCCCACCTGAACAACCCCCTGTACGGATACTCCCTGAATTTCAAGGTGCTCGGACCTCTCATCGCGGGATTATCCTTCCCGGCGATCGGGCTCTGGTTCCTGGCGCGGGGCAATTTTACGATCGCGGCGCATATGCTTCTCGTGTGCGGGTTCGTCACGACCTGGACCGTGATCTTCCTGGACCGGTCGTACGTCGTCTCGCGTCTTGATTCAATTTCCCTCATAATCGGCCTGCTCTCCATGACGCCCCTGATCATTTTAAAAAAGCCCCTGGGAATCATTTTCTATTCCGCGGTTAATATCGTCACCCTATACGCCTTCATGTTCATTTTCAGGGACGATCTCAACCTTCCCTACAGCTCGTTCATCGACTACCTGTCTGATAATACCGTCACGCTGCTCGCGGTCACCGTAATTGCGTACAACGTCTATTCGATCAACCGGCGCACACTGGAAAAGGCGGAGACCGACATCGCGGAGCGGATACGGACCGAGGAGCTCCTGGTGCGCTCCGAGGAAAAGTTTTCGAAGTCATTTCACCTGAGCCCCCTGGCGATCATACTCGCGACCCTGGACGGGGCCAGGGTCGCGGAGGTAAGCGACCAGGCGTGCAGGCTCCTGGGAATCGAGCGCGGGGAGATCATGGGACGCTCGCTCCTGGAGACCGGCGTGCTCAGGACCGAGGGCACGTGGGACCAGCTCCGCGGAGACCTTGAACGGGACGGCATTATCCTGGAACGCGAGCTGGGAATAACGACCAAGGCGGGATCCGCGAGAACGGTGCTCGCGTCCGCGGAGATCGTCACGATAGGGGCGGTGCCCCACGCGATCATCGTCGCCGCCGATATCACCGAAAAGAAGGCGCACCAGGAGGAACGCGCGCGCCTCGAGGATCAGCTGCGCCAATCGCAGAAAATGGAATCGATCGGCCAGATGGCGGGCGGCATCGCCCACGATTTCAACAACCTGCTCACCGCGATCCTGGGCCACGCGGAGCTTGGTCTCATGAACGCCGACCAGGGCGGGGCCGCGTACCCGCACTTCCTGGGGATATCCAAGGCGGCCGAGAGCGCCGCGACGCTTACCAGGCAGCTCCTCGCGTTTTCCCGCAAGCAGGTCATCGAGCCCAGGACACTCGATCTCAACGAGCTCATCGCGGGGATGCAGAAGATGCTCGCGCGCGTGATTGGCGAGCATATCACGCTGAAAACGGTGATGCAGCAGAAGCTGTGGAAGGTCCGGGCGGACCCCGGGCAGATCGAGCAGGTGGTGATCAATCTCGCGGTCAACGCGCGCGACGCGATGCCGGACGGGGGAAGGCTGGCCATCGAAACGATGAATGCCAGCTTCGACGAGAAGTACGGGAGGACCCACCTCACGGTGCAACCGGGCGAGTACGTGATGCTTTCGGTGAGCGATACCGGGACGGGGATGGACGAGGAGGTGAAGCGGCACCTTTTCGAGCCCTTCTTCACCACGAAGCCCAAGGGAAAGGGGACGGGCCTGGGGCTTGCCACCATATACGGCGCGGTACGCCAGAACAACGGGACCATCGAGGTGTATTCGGAGCCGGGGATGGGCACCACCTTCAAGGTCTACTTCCCAAGGATCGCGGCGGGAGAGGAGGCCTCCGCGGAGCGGCGCTCATCCAGAACGGCGCCCGGAGGCACGGAGACGATCCTCCTGGTCGAGGACGACGATCTCGTCCTCCGGTTCTCGCTGAGCGTGTTGAAAAACCTGGGGTACACGGTCATATCGAGCTCGACGGCGGAGGAGGCACTGCGCGCCGCAGCCCGCCACGAGGGGCGGATCGACATGTTGCTGACCGACGTGGTCCTTCCGGGCATGAACGGGCGCGCCCTGGCGGAGAAACTGATCGAGAAGCGTCCCGAGTGCAAGGTGCTGTACGCATCGGGCTACACCGAGGACGTGGTGCTTCACCACGGGGTGCTGCAGGGGGATATCAGCTTCATCGCCAAGCCGTTCAGCCCCCAGGCGCTCGCGAAGAAGATACGAGAGGTCCTGGACGGGTGACTCCGATGTGCACGCAAATGGCGAAGGCGCACAAATGGCGAAGGCGCGCAAACGTTTGCGCGCCTTCGCCATTGTGTACCCGGCAATGCCCGGACTAGCTGATGAAGAGCATCTCCCAGAACTTGGGAAGCGGCCATATCGAGTCGTCGATATACTCTTCCAGGATGTCCGCTTTTTCGCGGATCTCGATCATTACCTTCTTGATCTCATTACAGTAATACGCGGCCTTCTTCTCCTCGTCATGCATGGCCCCGGCCTTGTCGTTCCTGGCCTTGAGGTCGTTGACCGAGGTCTGCAGGGCGCTCACGAGCGACAACACGGTCTTCAGGAGCTCCTTCTGGACCTTGAGGTCGGACGAATCGCCGAGTATTTCGGAGACCGACGCGATCGAGGTCGCGACCTTGTACTGGTAATCAAGGCCGGCGGGGATCACCTGGTTCTGCACCATCGAATAAAGCGTCATCGCCTCGATGTCGAGCTCCTTGACGTAGCGCTCCACGCGGATGTGATACCGCGATTTGAGCTCCACCTTGGAGAGCACGCCGTATTTTTCGAAGAGCGAAAGCGCCTTTTCCGTGACGAGATCGGTGAGGGATTCGGGCGTGGTCTTCTTGTTCGGAAGCCCGCGCCGTTTCGCCTCGTCTTCCCATTCCTTCGTGTAGTTGTCGCCCATGTACAGTATGGGCTTGAGGGTCTTGATCTCCTCGCGAATCACGTCGAGCGCGGCCTGCTTCACGTCACCGCCCTTCGCCTTGATCTTGGAGGCGAGCACGTCCAGGCTTTCCGCCACGATCGTATTGAGCACGGTCGCGGAGAAGGCGATCGACTGGGACGAGCCTACCGCGCGGAATTCGAACTTGTTCCCGGTGAAGGCGAACGGCGAAGTCCTGTTGCGGTCGGTGCTGTCCTTGGAAAGAATGGGCAGTTTCGAGAGCCCCAGGTCGATGATCGCCGCGTTCGACGCGGAGGTTACGAGCCCCTTCTCGATGTTCTCGATTATCTGCGTGAGCTGTTCGCCCAGGAAGACCGAGATGATCGCGGGGGGGGCTTCGTTCGCGCCCAGGCGGTGGTCGTTGCCGCTCGACGCGACGGCCGCGCGGAGCAGGTCGGCGTGGAGGTAGACCGCGCGGATGGTCGCGATCAGGACCACGAGAAACTGGATGTTGTCATGCGGCGTTTTGCCCGGGTTGAGCAGGTTGTTCCCCAGGTCGTCCGAAAGCGACCAGTTCAGGTGCTTGCCCGACCCGTTGATGCCCGCGAAGGGTTTCTCGTGCAGGAGCGCGGCGAGCCCGTGCTTGATGGCGACGGTGCGCAGCGTATCCATGACCAGGTAGTTGTGGTCTACGGCAAGGTTCGCCTCTTCGTACATGGGGGCGATTTCGAACTGGCTCGGGGCCACCTCGTTGTGACGGGTCTTCGCCGGGATGCCCAGCTTGAAAAGCTCCTCCTCGACGTCATGCATGTAGGAGAGGATGCGCTCCTTGATGCTCCCGAAATAGTGGTCTTCCAGCTGCTGGCCCTTGGGGGGCTCGCCGCCCAGGAGCGTACGCGAGCTGAGCACAAGGTCCTTGCGTTCCTGGTAGTAATCCTGGTCGATAAGGAAATATTCCTGCTCGGGTCCCAGCGTCGCGTAGATGCGCTTCGCCTTGCTGTTGTTCAGGAGGCCTACAATCGAGAGCGCGCTCTTGTTGATGGCGTTGATCGAGCGCAGGAGCGGGGTCTTCTTGTCGAGCGCTTCCCCGGAGTAGGAAATGAACACCGAGGGGATGCACAGCACGGTCCCGATTCCGCGCTGGAGTATGAACGCGGGGCTCGAGGGATCCCACGCCGTGTAACCGCGCGCTTCGAACGTCGAGCGGATTCCGCCGCTCGGGAAGCTGGAGGCGTCGGGCTCGCCCTGCCACAGTTGCTTGCCGGAAAAGCGCTCAATGCCCATGCCGTTTTCGGCGGGTTCGATGAAGGCGTCGTGCTTTTCCGCGGTGGAGCCGGTCATGGGCTGGAACCAGTGGCAGTAATGCGTGGCCCCTTTCTCGAGCGCCCATTCCTTCATCGCGTGCGCGACCGCGTTGGCTATGGTGATGTCGAGGGTGCGCTGCCCGTGGAGAATCTCGACCATGCTGTCGTAAATGTCTCTGGGAAGTTTCTCCAGCATCGCGGTGAGATTGAACGTGTTCTCGCCGTAGTAGCGGGATACCGGCATGTCCTTTTCCTTGCAAATTGAAACATTGGTAGAATTGATCGGCGTTGACTCTGACATGTGACTGCTTCCTCCTTCTGGGGTTATGCGAAGGTTTATCGGCCCGAGCATATTGTTAAGTAATACTCATTTTTTGGCTTGATTGGGCAGAAAATGAAAGAGCCGCTTCATTCTGTCAAACGACAAATCGAAGTGATATGTTACATACATGTTAAATAGGCAATATCGGTACCCCACGCTTTCAGGGAACGCGATAGGGGCAGGCCGGTACCATTCGCGGGCGCACCGCTTCGTTCCCTCATAGCGGAAAATCCATATATCAGCATACCTTGTTACGCCTAAGTTAAATAAGGATGAAAAAAAGATCATGTTCACGGGTCGGCATTGACGTACGCGGGGAATGGTACTACTTTTCCGTATATTTATAATAATAACGCTAGGAGTGATTTCCATGAAGACAGTTCAAGACGTCATGCAATTCATCAAGAAGGAAGCGGTCGAGGTGATCGATTTCAGGTTCATGGACTTCCCCGGGATCTGGCAGCACTTTTCGATTCCCGCCCGCGAGTTTGACGAAAGCGTGTTCACCGAGGGGCTCGGGTTCGATGGATCCAGCATCAGGGGATGGCAGGCGATCAACGAATCGGATATGCTTATCAAGCCCGTTCCCGATACGGCGTTTCTCGATCCCTTCTTCAAGCACAAGACGCTCGTGCTCGTATGCAACATCGGGGACCCCGTGACCGGCAAGGACTATACCCGCGACCCGCGCAACATCGCCATCAAGGCGGAGAATTACCTCAAGTCCACCGGGATCGGCGATATCGCCTATTTCGGGCCCGAGGCCGAGTTCTTCATCTTCGACAGCATCCGGTTCGACCAGAACACGAACAGCGGATACTACTTCATCGATTCCGATGAAGGAAACTGGAATACGGGGCGTGAAGAGTCGCCCAACAACCTGGGGTACAAGATTCGGCCCAAGGAGGGCTATTTCCCCGTGCCGCCCACGGACAGCCAGCAGGACATCCGCAGCGAGATGATGCTCATCCTGGAGAAAATCGGGGTGGAGATCGAGGCGCAGCACC from Spirochaetota bacterium carries:
- a CDS encoding response regulator → MMILENLLAHLLKRYDGTSFVVRLKARFVAYCSLTEILVIGTVIIVSGFAHLNNPLYGYSLNFKVLGPLIAGLSFPAIGLWFLARGNFTIAAHMLLVCGFVTTWTVIFLDRSYVVSRLDSISLIIGLLSMTPLIILKKPLGIIFYSAVNIVTLYAFMFIFRDDLNLPYSSFIDYLSDNTVTLLAVTVIAYNVYSINRRTLEKAETDIAERIRTEELLVRSEEKFSKSFHLSPLAIILATLDGARVAEVSDQACRLLGIERGEIMGRSLLETGVLRTEGTWDQLRGDLERDGIILERELGITTKAGSARTVLASAEIVTIGAVPHAIIVAADITEKKAHQEERARLEDQLRQSQKMESIGQMAGGIAHDFNNLLTAILGHAELGLMNADQGGAAYPHFLGISKAAESAATLTRQLLAFSRKQVIEPRTLDLNELIAGMQKMLARVIGEHITLKTVMQQKLWKVRADPGQIEQVVINLAVNARDAMPDGGRLAIETMNASFDEKYGRTHLTVQPGEYVMLSVSDTGTGMDEEVKRHLFEPFFTTKPKGKGTGLGLATIYGAVRQNNGTIEVYSEPGMGTTFKVYFPRIAAGEEASAERRSSRTAPGGTETILLVEDDDLVLRFSLSVLKNLGYTVISSSTAEEALRAAARHEGRIDMLLTDVVLPGMNGRALAEKLIEKRPECKVLYASGYTEDVVLHHGVLQGDISFIAKPFSPQALAKKIREVLDG
- a CDS encoding glutamine synthetase type III codes for the protein MPVSRYYGENTFNLTAMLEKLPRDIYDSMVEILHGQRTLDITIANAVAHAMKEWALEKGATHYCHWFQPMTGSTAEKHDAFIEPAENGMGIERFSGKQLWQGEPDASSFPSGGIRSTFEARGYTAWDPSSPAFILQRGIGTVLCIPSVFISYSGEALDKKTPLLRSINAINKSALSIVGLLNNSKAKRIYATLGPEQEYFLIDQDYYQERKDLVLSSRTLLGGEPPKGQQLEDHYFGSIKERILSYMHDVEEELFKLGIPAKTRHNEVAPSQFEIAPMYEEANLAVDHNYLVMDTLRTVAIKHGLAALLHEKPFAGINGSGKHLNWSLSDDLGNNLLNPGKTPHDNIQFLVVLIATIRAVYLHADLLRAAVASSGNDHRLGANEAPPAIISVFLGEQLTQIIENIEKGLVTSASNAAIIDLGLSKLPILSKDSTDRNRTSPFAFTGNKFEFRAVGSSQSIAFSATVLNTIVAESLDVLASKIKAKGGDVKQAALDVIREEIKTLKPILYMGDNYTKEWEDEAKRRGLPNKKTTPESLTDLVTEKALSLFEKYGVLSKVELKSRYHIRVERYVKELDIEAMTLYSMVQNQVIPAGLDYQYKVATSIASVSEILGDSSDLKVQKELLKTVLSLVSALQTSVNDLKARNDKAGAMHDEEKKAAYYCNEIKKVMIEIREKADILEEYIDDSIWPLPKFWEMLFIS